The following proteins are encoded in a genomic region of Methanobrevibacter sp.:
- a CDS encoding PRC-barrel domain-containing protein, whose product MENKKVPKREEKLWSEIKNYQVATNNARILGVLDELIINEKTGKIVDIAIKVEPGRNIHVKGAKRSDDVLLVPFAKVEKVGEFIIVSE is encoded by the coding sequence ATGGAAAATAAAAAAGTTCCTAAAAGAGAAGAAAAGTTATGGAGTGAAATTAAAAATTATCAAGTAGCTACTAATAATGCTCGTATTTTAGGAGTGTTAGATGAGTTAATCATCAATGAAAAAACTGGTAAAATTGTAGATATTGCTATTAAGGTAGAGCCAGGACGCAATATTCATGTTAAAGGTGCTAAAAGATCAGATGATGTATTGTTAGTTCCTTTTGCTAAAGTAGAAAAAGTTGGAGAATTTATTATAGTCTCCGAATAA